A genomic stretch from Thalassophryne amazonica chromosome 18, fThaAma1.1, whole genome shotgun sequence includes:
- the LOC117530885 gene encoding cytochrome c oxidase assembly protein COX19, producing MSTAMNFGTKSFKPRPPDKGAFPLDHLGECKAFKEKFMKCLNHSRFDNSKCRVEAKDYLECRMGHELMAKEPLEKLGFKDLLDPPQS from the exons ATGTCGACTGCGATGAATTTCGGGACGAAGAGTTTTAAACCTCGACCTCCGGACAAAGGAGCTTTTCCTTTGGACCATTTAG GAGAATGCAAAGCATTCAAAGAGAAATTCATGAAATGCCTGAATCACAGCAGGTTTGACAACTCAAAGTGCCGCGTAGAGGCTAAAGACTACCTGGAATGCCGGATGGGCCA TGAACTGATGGCCAAGGAACCTTTGGAGAAGCTGGGCTTCAAAGATCTACTGGATCCTCCTCAGAGCTGA